The Fodinibius saliphilus genomic interval CCATGGGGACTAAATTTATGAAAATCATGAGATACAATCGTCGCCCCCGATGCACGCGTTGCCGCAATCATGTTAGATTCAATAAAAGAGGTGTCATTTATTTTATCCGTTTCACAGTTATAAAGTTCAACCAAAATATGGCGACCAAGAGCATCCATCCATTTCAAAACTAATTAACATGAGTGATTGTAAGCCTTTCTCGCACATTCGCAATAGCAACGATGTTCACATCACCCTTACTATTTTTGCTATTTGTATCTATTCGCCTACTGTCAATAATGAAGAAAAACCGTTACACTATATTTAAACAGTGATGATTTGAACCCGACATTTCGGATCTTTTCGTAAACGAAAAACACCGAATAAAGGGTTGCAATTATTGTATAACTGCTGCAAGTTTGGCTCACGTTTTAGAACGGATAAATTACAGAATTTTCAGTAATAATTAATGATTCAGCCACAAAAAAAAATAACTGATCAGCAAGCACTCGAATACTACAAAAACTTGCTTTTGCCCCGACGTATTGAGGAACGGATGCTCAAACTGCTGAGACAGAATAAAATCAGCAAATGGTTCTCCGGTATGGGACAGGAAGCAATCTCTGTCGGAACGGTAACCGCCCTTGCTGATGATGATTATTTATTACCCATGCATCGCAATCTGGGTTTATTTACCACCCGCGAAGTAGATCTATATCGTCTCTTTTGCCAATGGCTGGGCAAAACCGATGGTTTTACCCAGGGGCATGATCGCTCTTTTCACTTTGGAATCCCTGAAAAGCGTATTGTAGGGATGATATCGCACCTTGCTGCTACCATGCCTGTAGCCGACGGGCTGGGATTGGCCTCTCAATTGCGCGATAGCGGATTTGTAGCCTGCAGCTTTTGTGGTGATGGCGCTACCAGCGAAGGAGAATTTCATGAGGCCTTAAACCTGGCAGCCGTATGGGAGCTACCGGTTATTTTTATGATCGAAAATAATGGTTACGGACTTTCCACCCCTACCAATGAACAGTATGCCTGTGACGACCTGGTAGATCGTGCGCGGGGCTATGGGCTAAAGGGAATGCAGGTAGATGGTAACGATATCTTTGCTGTAGTTGAAGCCGTTACTGAAGCAAAAGAAGCAGCATTAAATGGGGCTCCTACTCTTATTGAAGCCAAAACCTTTCGTATGCGTGGACATGAAGAGGCTTCTGGCACCTTTTATGTCCCTGATGAGAAGTTTGAAAATTGGGGGGAGAAAGATCCCATCGATCGAATGGCGAAATGGTTAAAAAAACAGAATATTATTTCTGGAGATGATGAATTTGAAGCCATCCAAGAAGAAGTAGATCAAATCTTCTTACCGGAACTGGAAAAAGCCCTTAACGCCGAAGAACCGACTTTTGACCTTCAGGAGGAAAGAAACCGCTTATTCACAGCTGTAGAACTACCCCAAAAACAGAACACAAACGGCAGCGAGTCTGAAAAGCGGATGGTCGATGCTATTCAGTTTTCGTTGCGAGAAGCTTTTGAAGAGGATGATGAGTTTGTCATCATGGGACAAGATATTGCCGAATACGGCGGTGTTTTCAAGGTGACCGAAGGCTTCGTTGAGCAGTTTGGTAAAGAGCGCGTGCGAAACACTCCTATTATTGAAGCGGGCGCCTTGGGCTGTGCTGTTGGATTGGCATTGGAAGGTTTTAAACCGGTGGTAGAGATGCAGTTTGCCGATTTTATCTCCTGTGGTTTTAACCAGATCGTGAATAATATTGCCAAATCACAATATCGGTGGATGCCTCCAATTAATATTACCATTCGCGCACCGCATGGCGCCGGTGTAGGGGCAGGACCATTCCACTCACAATCTCCGGAAGGCTGGTTCATGCAGCACCCCGGGCTCAAAATTGTGGTGCCCTCTTCGGTCGAAGATGCTCAAAACCTGCTTTACAGTGCCCTTTACGATCCCAACCCGGTATTGGTTTTCGAACATAAAAAACTGTATCGAAGCATCCGCTCTGTTACCCCCGACTTTTGTACTCCCGAAGAACTTGGAAAAGCAAAGATTAAACGTGAGGGTACTGACGCTTCTGTTATTACCTACGGTATGGGCGTGCACTGGGCCCGGGATATTGCTGAACAATATGAAGACGATGGAGTCAAAATAGAGATAGTGGATCTTCGAACACTGGCCCCGCTCGACTTTGATACGGTCAAAAAATCAGTGGAAAAAACGAATAAAGTATTGCTTCTTCAAGAGCCCTCTAAAACGATGGGCCCGATGAGCGAACTTTCTTCCCTGATTAGTGAACAGTGTTTTAAAGCCCTTGACGCCCCTATTATGCGGTGCTCTTCTCTTGATATGCCGGTTCCTTTTAGTCCGAAACTGGAAAAGCACTACTTGGCTGATTCGCGACTCAAAGAGACCCTGGAAAAATTATTAGCTTACTAATAAACAATCCTGTACGAACAACTCAATGAAAGGATTACAAAAACTTATACGTTGGTATTACCTCTCAGCATTCGGTGTCTGTTTAACCCACTGAAAACCATAAATTCGTTAACGTTTTCCCGATCTATAGCTCCCACCAACTTATCCCCCTTCATAACCGGGAAAAATGCCCTGCTTTTTGATTGTATCATGGGATAAATATTTGTCAAATGATCACTGCTCTGTATCGTTTTGAAATTTTCATCCATTATATCTTTTACTTTAGTATTGCTTCTATTGGTTTTAAAAGCTTGTATAAGATCAGCTTGATGTAGAATACCTGTCACCTCTCCACTTTTTGTGACAATGAAATCACGCTCAGTACCTGTTAGGATAATATTTACTACTTCATCCAAACTATCCTCCGGCTGTAGTGTTGTTATATTTGTCATCATTGCCTCTTCAACCTTATGGTTTTTGAGGATTGAAAGCTGCTGTACCATCACGCTTTCGCCCTGTGCCCCGAAGTAGACAAATATCGCGATAAGAATTAGAATAGGATTATAAAATAGCCCGATGAACAAGAAAAAGAAGGCAACCAGCTGACCCAATTTAGCAGCCATCTGTGTAGCTTGCACACGATTAAATTTCAGCGAAAGCAGGGCCCTGAAAACACGACCGCCATCCATAGGGAAAGCCGGTATCATATTAAATAATACCAGCAGCACATTTGCTGAAAAAAGATAAAACAAGAAGTTGGATCCATTAATGGTACTCAGCACCTCTTCTGCCACCTCCGGGTCTTCCACAAGAAATTGCTCTACTGGCAAAATCAGATACAAAAGAAAAGCAATCACGACATTTACCGCCGGACCGGCAATAGCAACTAAAAACTCTTCTTTGGGATCTTCCGGCATTTTTTCCAAACTGGCTAACCCTCCTATTGGTAACAAGGTAATTTGTTGCGTTGGGATATTAAACCTTCGCGCCGTTAATGCGTGGCCCAGTTCATGAAGTACTACACATGCGAATAAAACCAGTATAAAGAAGATACTCCATAAAATAACATCAGTGCTACTGCCCTTTGTTAATTCGAGAACAACGATCCACAGTATCAGCAAAAGAAAGGTCCAGTGTACTCGAATTTTAATACCGAATGCACGACCCAGGTTCAATGATCCTTTCATAATATTTTCGATCTACGGTTCAGCAGATGGTTGAATTCAATATCTAATCAATAATGGGAACTGCCTCAAGGATATAATATATAAACTCATATTCATTTTATATGGCTTCTTTTCCACACTTTTACCATTTGCCCTACAGTAAGTGGAAATAAACTCAAGATGGAAACCACTATCCAGCCATTCCAATTAGGCGGTGATAACTTCATGACTAAAGCTATGGGAGGGGTATACAAGGCCCCTAAAATCAGAGCGATACACAAAACAATTGCTCCCCATACCCAATAATTTTCAATAACAGAATTATGCAACAATGTAGTTTGCGTGTTGCGCATATTAAATACATGCCAAAGTTGAGCAAAAGCTAGTGTTAAAAAGCTTATCGTTACGGATTCAACTTGCGACAACTTTAGCCAAGATAAACTGATAAATAACGAAGATAATACCGCTACCGTTATTAATATTCCATATCCCCCAATTCCCAGCCAATGATGTTTTTCCAGAATCGGTTCACCAGATTTACGTGGGGATTTTTGCATAATGTTATCATCTCCCTCTCCTACACCAAGAGCCAGCGCCGGAAAAACATCTGTAACTAAATTTAGAAATAAGATCTGCAGTGGCAATACCGGCAGCGGAGCTCCTACAAAAGAGGCTAATCCAACGACCATTATTTCACTGACATTACAGGAAAGCAGGTAATAGACAAAGCGACGTATATTACGAAAAATGATGCGGCCCTGTTTAATAGCAGTAACAATAGTAGAAAAAGCATCATCAAGTAAAACCATATCTGAGGCCTCTTGAGCTACCTGAGTACCGCGCTTCCCCATGGCGATGCCAATATCCGCTTTTTTTAGGGCAGGAGCATCATTAACACCGTCTCCTGTCATGGCAACAACCTCACCTTTACTCTGAAACAGATCGATTAGGTCTAACTTTTGAGCTGGACTTATTCGAGCAAAAATATTGGTATTTAGAAGAGTACTATCATTATACATTCCATTTTCGGATAGTTCATGCCCATGAATTACTCGTCCTTCTTCACCTGTTATACCTACTGATTGTGCTATATAACGGGCAGTCTCCGGTTGATCTCCGGTAACCATTACCACACGAATACCAGCCCTCTTTGAAATCTTTATTGCTTCTTTCACATCATTTCTGGGAGGATCTAGCAAAGCGGCCAATCCTACAAACACAAGATTTTCATATGGATTGCCCTCAACAGTTTTACTTTCTCTATATGCTAAAGCAATGACTCGTAATCCATCCGCAGCTAATTCCTGATTCTGTCTCTTCCATTTTTCTTTATCTGCCTCCGATATAGATGACTCCTTACCCTGCTCTACTTTTTTTATGCAATGATCCAATACTGTATCCGGGGCCCCCTTAACTGAAATTCGATAGGTATGTTCTGTCGTGGCATTCCAGGTTGCCATCATTTTAACTTCAGCATCGAAGGCCTCTTCTCTTTTTTCGGGATATTCGGTTGCCAGCTTTTCTCTGTCTATACCTGCCTTATGAGCTGCTTCAAGTAAAGCCACCTCCAAAGGGTCACCAGTTTCCTCTTCCCTTCCCACATCAATAGTGGCATTATTGCAGAGCACACCGATTTCCAATAATAACCTAATATCAATATTTATTTCATTATTACTATCTCTAAACTCTTGTTCAGAACTTACCTTCATAGTTTCGGTAAACACTTTGGCTACACTCATTTTATTTTCAGTAAGCGTGCCAGTTTTATCCGTGAAAATTGTAGCAGTTGCCCCCAATGTTTCTACTGAAGATAATCGGTTTACCAAAGCATTGTTATGAGCCATAATACGCATCCCTTTTGCAAGAGCAATGGTAGCAACGATCGGGAGGCCTTCAGGAATAGCAGCAACAGCAAGAGCTATAGCAGTTTGTACCATCAGCAGCAGCTCTCTCCCGGAAATGACGCCCATTACTGCGATCAATACAACTAAAAATATCGTCAATACTATAAGTCTAAAGGCAAGCTGGTTGAGTCGATCTTCGAGTGGTGTTCGCTCTTCTTCTGCTGTTTCTACTAATGATGAAATGTTTCCTAACTCTGTATTCTGTCCAGTTGCTACTACAACTCCTTCTCCTGCGCCACGGGTTATTGCAGTGCCTTTATACAACATTGAGCTACGCTCAGCTAACACTGTTTTTTCGTCTACAGGCTCAGTCATTTTTGATACTGGCAAGCTTTCACCTGTCAGAGCCGATTCGTCGGCCTGTAACTTAGATGCCTCCGTCAGCCGAACATCAGCAGTAATCATATCTCCCCCCTCAAAAAGCATTATATCACCGGGCACTAAGTCATGGGCGTCAATATTTACAACCGTCCCCCCTCGTCGCACCTTCGTTTCAACAGTACCTAATTTATGCAGGGCCTCCATCGATCGTACTGCCCTAAACTCAGTAAAAAAACCTATAGCAGTATTAATAACAATAACGATGATAATTGCCCAACCTTCCAAGGTATCCCCATAGAGAAATGCAGCAAATGCGGCAGCAGCAAGTAGCAGTATAATGAGACTTTTTACTTGGTTATACAGTATCTGCCAAATACTTTTTTTCTTACTCTCTCTAAGTTTATTTGGTCCAAACTGATTCAGGCGTTTATTAACTTCATTTTTATCAAGGCCTTCCGGGGTTGTCTGCAAGGTTTTCATAACGGCACCGGAACCCATCTTCCATACCTTTTCCAGTGTCGTTAAATCAGCAGACCTATTCATATACATGTGTTATAATTTCCCGATTTCGCTCACATATCTACCGAAACTGATAAATTTTCAAATGCCTTTCTTTGCTGATCTGAAATATAATTTTCAATCTCCTTTCCGAGAATATCAATCGAATAGCTTTTATCTGCCAGTCCAGACTCGATAACAGACTTGGGCAGTGTATCAGCAAAAGCACAAGCTGGTTCTTGCACAAAGATATGGCCTCCTGCCTTTTTTATAGCTTGTGCTCCAAATACTCCATCGGTACCGTATCCGCTTAATAATACTCCTAAAACCTCAGAACCAAAAAGTCTGGCTGCCGACCTGAACAATACATCAATAGATGGACGTACATTATTTTCTCTTAATCCCCTATGTGTATTTAGATAAAAGTTTGCTCCTAATTGTTGTACTTCACAATGGTATCCTCCCTTTGCTATCCATACTTTAGGTGGATTCAATGGTATATTATTATCAGCTTCTTCTACTACCAATTCTGAAATCATATTCAATTCATCTGCCAGTACCCTACTATAAACTTTGGGCATATGCTGAACAACGACAATAGGTACATTTAGATTTGAAGTAAATTGTTTGAATAGTATTCGTAACGCTTTTACTCCCCCAATACTACTACCAATAACAATCAGCTTAATGGTACTTCTTGATACTGAATTACGATAATCGGATTCTTTATCTTTTGAAATGCTTTTAGCCGTTTTTAACTCAAAGTTTTCTTTTGCAGTCTCTTTAATAATAGGCGGTAATCTTTTTTCAAGATGATCACCACATAATAAGCGGGTAATATTATTCTGAGGTTTTGTAACAAAATCTGCAGCCCCCTTTTCCAGCCCCTTAAGCACAGCTTCTCCACCTTCTTTTGAAAGTGACCCTAATACAACAAATGTCACCTGAGGAAATAAATTCTTCAGTTTTTCCAGTTGCTTTAAAGCATCATCATTAGGATGCTCTATGTCTAAAAATACGATATGCGGATTTTGTTCCTCAATCACTTTTTTACAATTGGTAAAATCTTTAATCGTGTAAACGTTAGCACCATATTCTTTACGTAAAACATTCGCAATTGCACGCCGTACCAATATATTTTTATCGATAACTATGGCATTAAATTTCTCCATTCCTCTAATATTCTTTAACCTTATTATTTTCACCTGACATTGAATTGTATCAGTGTTATAATAAATGAACACAAATTGATTATCTGTGCGGTTTAGAGAGAGGCTCAATGTAAGAGAAATCACTACACTGCTATTCGTATACTATCGGGCAACCATCTTTAGCTCTATATTATGTTCCTTACCGTCTTTCGTTAACTTAATTTCTGCTTTTCCCCCGGGGAACTGCACCTCTCTTCCGTCAATAGTCCCTCGTAATAATCCCTGTTCAATCCCTTGATCATTTATAATTTTTATATGATAAATGGTTTCACTATCCAATCGTTTCCACTCTACCTCATACCCTTGCCAATATGAAGCAATAGCCGGTTCAATAACTAATAGTTTAGGTTCTATAGTAATCCCCAGAATCGATTCCAGGGCCACCTGATACATCCAACCGGCTGACCCGGTATACCATGTCCACCCGCCCTGTCCGGTTAAAGGGGGCTCCCCATAAATATCTGCAGCTACGGCATATGGTTCTACTTTATACCGGGCAACATCCTCTTTACTTGAGGAATGATTCACCGGATTTATCATGCTTAAATATGAGACAGCTTTATCCCCATAGCCCTGCTTGGCAAAAGCTTTAATAGCCCAAATCGCCGCATGGGTATATTGCCCGCCATTTTCACGCACACCGGGAATATATCCTTTTATATAACCCGGATCTTTTTCCGTTTGATCAAAGGGTGGAGTCAATAATCGAATAATACGATCACTCTCCGATACAAGGTGTTCATCAAGTGCCGAAAGCGCTTTTTCAGCTTTTTTTGAGGTGGCAACACCAGAAATAATCGACCAAGCCTGAGCAATAGCATCAATTTTACATTCATCATTTTCAACAGATCCCAAGGGGGTTCCATCATCATAAAATGCCCGTCTATACCATTTCCCATCCCACCCTTCTTTATTTAGATGTTGTTTCAACTTTTCTGCTTCAATATCAAAGTCCCGAGCTTTTTTTTCTGCTCCCATTATTTCTGCGTAATTTTTAAACTGCTTTAATACGGAATACAAGAAAAAGCCCAACCAGACGCTTTCTCCCTTTCCACCATGCCCTACCCTGTTCATGCCATCATTCCAATCACCACCCCCGATAAGCGGTAGTCCATGTTCTCCCATCTGCAAGGTTACATCAATTGCCCGAATGCAATGATGATATAATGATTCTTCCCCATCGGGCCCACTCATTACCTCTGGATGCAGGTATGCTTCATGTTCGTCATCTTCCAGCTCTCGTGCTTTTAAATACGGTATATTCTCTTCCAATAACCCTGTATCGCCCGTTGCTTTTATATAGTAATCCACTACATAAGGCAGCCAAAGCCTATCATCGGTAATACGGGAACGAATACCACGCCCTGTCGGCGGGTGCCACCAATGCTGTACATCTCCCTTTTTAAATTGTCGGGATGCATGCAGTAATATTTGATCTCTGGTCATTTGGGGATCTACATAGAGTGCGGCCATTGAATCTTGCAACTGGTCACGGAAACCGAATGCTCCCCCTGCCTGGTAAAACCCAGTACGTGACCACATTCTGCAAACGATATTTTGATATTGCAACCACCCATTCATCAATATATTAAGTGCTTGGTCCGGGGTCTGTACCTGGACACGCCCCAGTCTGTGCTGCCAATACGACTTTACCTTCTGCAGTGCTTCACGAGCCTGTTTTATATCACTGTATCTATCAATAATAATCTCGGCCTGTTTTCGGTTGACGGCTTCACCAATCAACACAACAAAGGTGATTTCCTCTTTCACTTCGAGAGTCAACAAACGTTGAAAAGCAGCACATGGATCACTCTCATTATTGATACTATTATCCAATAGTTCATCTTCAGATATAGCTTTTGCCCGTTTCAAAGAACCATTTCGTCCAATGAATGTCTCACGATCTGTAGTGAATGCTGATTGCATTTCCTTTCCCTCGATATCCGGAATGCAGGCAAATGCAGTACGATCTGCAAATTCATTATTATACCAGTTTTGAGCAATTATTGCCTGATACTGATCATCTTTCTCTTGAACAATAAATTGCGCCGATTTTTCTCTATCAATTCCAAGAACCCAAGCCGTATAATTAAATATGGAAATATTGCGCCTACTATTTCCATTATTTTTAAGGGTCAGTAACGATATTTTTACAGGATCTTTCCGAGGTACAAACTGTACCAATTTACTCTCAATACCATGGGTTTCATGCTCAAATCGACTATATCCAAAACCGTGCGATACCTTATATCCTTGCTTTCCAGGAGTAGGACCCGGTGTGGGTGACCAAAATTCCTTGTTCTCCTCATCTCTAATAAAGAACGCTTCGGAAACCGGATCGAGTAATGGATCATTTGACCACGAGGTCAATTTGTTCTCTCGGCTATTTTTACTCCAGCTATATCCGGCTCCTTTTTCAGTCGTTATAAAGCCGCCTTCTTTATTTCCAATAACATTTACCCAAGGGGCTGGAGGAAACTCTAATCCTTTTTTCTCTTTTGAAGGTGTAATATATATCTGGTATTCCTTGCCATTTTCTGTGAATCCTCCGAATCCATTATAGAATTTGAGTTTTTCAGATAACTCTTTCTTATCACTGTTGTGCTTATCAAACAATAATGAAGCAGGTTCATATAAAGGCATCTCATCATTTCTACTAAATCGGGGTACTTTATCACCCTTTTTCATTTCTATAGTTGGCAGCTTACCCTCCAAGACTATAGATGCAACTGTTAGTATCAAACGATAATCTTCATCTGGAATGCGGTCAGAACGTAGAGTAAAAATATTGGGCTCCCCCCCTCCGTGATGACTACCGTGTATTGCGTCTACGATTCGTTGGATACCTTCCTGCAACTCATCAGCATAGCTTGGCGGGTGATCATTTATAATGACAAAATCTACCTGAAGGCCCCGGTGCATCCAAAATAGATGTCCTTTTAATGCTTTTTCTAATGACGACAACTGATCAGTATGACGAATACGAAATACCAGGATGGGAAAATCCCCCGAGATACCATATGTCCATAATGCTGGTTGTTGTTTTCTATTGGAAGAACGAATTGCTGTTTCTGCTCTAAATTGTTTAGAAGGATAAATCACATATCCAGCTAACTTTTGAAAATATTGGGAAAGGGCACTACTAATTCCCAGATGTTCTTGCTCCACTGTATTATAAATAGATGCCATATCAAATGCCCGTTCTACCGCCGGAGGATTATCAAAAATATCCGCCAACTCTTCGGCTTCCTTGCGGCTACCAGCCCACCCAACGCCAAAGGTAATAGTCTTTTTTTCACCGGCATCCAGCTGTACCGTACGGCGCAAACTCATTATCGGATCTGATATATTTCCGCGAGACCCGCTTAGATCATAATCAAACGCAATAGCTTTCGGATTCTCCCGTCCACGTCCCCGCCCAATAAAGCGTGAACGTTCAGTTTCAAATTCAAGGGTTTCATCTATCAATTCCCAGTTTTCCATGGCCATAGTATGCACCATGTATATCGGTGTCTCTTCATCACTGCGGGGCCTACGCCACGCAATTATGGCATGGTGTTCGGGTAAGTAATCTGTTTGTACAAAAAGTTTCGAAAAAGCCGGATGTGAATCATGACTACCTGCTTCATTCAAAACAACTTCCATATAGCTGGTAAGCTCAAGTGTCCTAGGCTTATCAGAATAATTAGTTAATGTAACTTTTCGCAATTCAATGGGATTTTCAGGAGAAATGCAGATTTCAGTTGTAGTCTCAATCCAATCATCAACTCTTGAGGTTTGTAACTTGCTATTATGAAACCAACTGTCATATCGATCGGGCTTCCGTTTAACCGGTTGGTGCATAGCCGACCAGTAATCCCCACTTTCCTGGTCTTTGATATAGATAAACATACCCAGTGGATCTTCGGTAGTATCGGCCTTCCAGCCAGTAAGCCTTATGTTATTGAACCTGGTACATCCTGTTCCTGCATGACTTATGAAACTATGAAGACTTCCATTGGATAAAAGGTGAACACGTGGTGGCGTAGCATCAAGGCTAGATACATCCGCATGTTCAACAATGTATTGCATCTCATCCTGTTCACCAGGCTCCATTTCTACATCAATAGGGTATGGCTCTTTGACTGGAATGCCTCTCGGAATGCGCTCTTGCAAGAGTAATTCACATGATCTGATCATTGGTTCAGCATGAAAGTCATCACGAATCTTCCAATCGTTTAATACATTAAGCAATGAAGCAAGGGTCATTCCATGATGATGAGCCATATACATTTTCACTACTTTATATTCCTCACCTTTTTCTAAATGATCAGGTGTGAAATCGACCGCATCATAATATCCTTTTAGTCCCAATGCCCCCAGCTTTTCCAAGTTCTGAAGATTTTCAAACGCCGTTATAGGTTCAATCATCAATGCCAACGCTGATGCATATGGAGCTACCACATATTCTTCAGCAAGGCCTCGTTTAAGTCCCAAACCCGGAACACCAAACGAACGATACTGATAATGCAGATCCATATTCAACCGGTTATAGGCACTTTCTGAGAATCCCCAGGGACGATTAAAACTTTGCGCATACTCTTTTTGCCACTCAATAATTCTGTAGAAGGTATGGCTTAATAATGTTGCTGAATAAGAACGAATGAATAATTGGGGCATTAAGTATTCAAAGGTAGTTCCACCCCATGACAACAAGAATTCATTTTCATTTCTGCTTGTCAGCCGACGACCTAGTCGGAACCAGTGTTCTGATGGGACGTCTCCTTTCGCAATAGCAATAAGCGATGCAATACGGGCCTCACTGGCTAACAAATCATAAGTCCCCTTATCAAGTTCAGCTTTATCAACATTATATCCGATACTAAATAGATTTTTCTCTTTTAGATATAGGAAAGAGAAATCCATCTCTGATATCAACCTACTACATATTTCTCGAATTAAATTAACCTTCTGCTGCCAAGACTTGGTTATTTTGAAAGCGTCCTCCTCCTGATCTCTTCCCTCAAATTGTTCCAGTAATTCAGCAGGCGATATTTTTAAACTATCTATAGATGTTTGAGCGAAGTACGCTAGCTCATCCTTATAACTATCAATTTGATGAAGGGGACGTTCTAACCAAAACTGTAAATCTTCAACCCCTTTGTCGCCCAAGGCACTACGCAATTGCATTAAATTCTCACCACATAACTGACAGGCAACATCCTTGAGTTCTTGTAATAACTCCAAACTCTCTGATACTGTCTTTGGAGCCACCCCCTCAATCCGTTTCAGCATATCATTGATGCAGTGTTCCATCTTTTGACAGATCTTGGAATAATCCTCCGTTTTTTTGCTAACATCATCAGTTACAGCTTTGACCGTTCTAAGGGTCACATCTAACCCCTCCCAATACTGATCGTTAAGTACCTGTTCAGAAAAAAGTCGCTTTATCCCCTGTTTAACAACAATTAAGCCAGCCGCCAAATTACCAGAATCAACAGTTGAGATATACCTGGGATTTAAGACTTCCCCAAGACGTATTTCATACCAGTTATAAAAATGTCCCCGGAAACGATTCAATTGACTTAAAACATCCAGTGTATTCTCAAGACGGTTCAGGAACTCATTAAAAGTGATAT includes:
- a CDS encoding alpha-ketoacid dehydrogenase subunit alpha/beta, translating into MIQPQKKITDQQALEYYKNLLLPRRIEERMLKLLRQNKISKWFSGMGQEAISVGTVTALADDDYLLPMHRNLGLFTTREVDLYRLFCQWLGKTDGFTQGHDRSFHFGIPEKRIVGMISHLAATMPVADGLGLASQLRDSGFVACSFCGDGATSEGEFHEALNLAAVWELPVIFMIENNGYGLSTPTNEQYACDDLVDRARGYGLKGMQVDGNDIFAVVEAVTEAKEAALNGAPTLIEAKTFRMRGHEEASGTFYVPDEKFENWGEKDPIDRMAKWLKKQNIISGDDEFEAIQEEVDQIFLPELEKALNAEEPTFDLQEERNRLFTAVELPQKQNTNGSESEKRMVDAIQFSLREAFEEDDEFVIMGQDIAEYGGVFKVTEGFVEQFGKERVRNTPIIEAGALGCAVGLALEGFKPVVEMQFADFISCGFNQIVNNIAKSQYRWMPPINITIRAPHGAGVGAGPFHSQSPEGWFMQHPGLKIVVPSSVEDAQNLLYSALYDPNPVLVFEHKKLYRSIRSVTPDFCTPEELGKAKIKREGTDASVITYGMGVHWARDIAEQYEDDGVKIEIVDLRTLAPLDFDTVKKSVEKTNKVLLLQEPSKTMGPMSELSSLISEQCFKALDAPIMRCSSLDMPVPFSPKLEKHYLADSRLKETLEKLLAY
- a CDS encoding chemotaxis protein CheB, translating into MEKFNAIVIDKNILVRRAIANVLRKEYGANVYTIKDFTNCKKVIEEQNPHIVFLDIEHPNDDALKQLEKLKNLFPQVTFVVLGSLSKEGGEAVLKGLEKGAADFVTKPQNNITRLLCGDHLEKRLPPIIKETAKENFELKTAKSISKDKESDYRNSVSRSTIKLIVIGSSIGGVKALRILFKQFTSNLNVPIVVVQHMPKVYSRVLADELNMISELVVEEADNNIPLNPPKVWIAKGGYHCEVQQLGANFYLNTHRGLRENNVRPSIDVLFRSAARLFGSEVLGVLLSGYGTDGVFGAQAIKKAGGHIFVQEPACAFADTLPKSVIESGLADKSYSIDILGKEIENYISDQQRKAFENLSVSVDM
- a CDS encoding cation-translocating P-type ATPase, translated to MNRSADLTTLEKVWKMGSGAVMKTLQTTPEGLDKNEVNKRLNQFGPNKLRESKKKSIWQILYNQVKSLIILLLAAAAFAAFLYGDTLEGWAIIIVIVINTAIGFFTEFRAVRSMEALHKLGTVETKVRRGGTVVNIDAHDLVPGDIMLFEGGDMITADVRLTEASKLQADESALTGESLPVSKMTEPVDEKTVLAERSSMLYKGTAITRGAGEGVVVATGQNTELGNISSLVETAEEERTPLEDRLNQLAFRLIVLTIFLVVLIAVMGVISGRELLLMVQTAIALAVAAIPEGLPIVATIALAKGMRIMAHNNALVNRLSSVETLGATATIFTDKTGTLTENKMSVAKVFTETMKVSSEQEFRDSNNEINIDIRLLLEIGVLCNNATIDVGREEETGDPLEVALLEAAHKAGIDREKLATEYPEKREEAFDAEVKMMATWNATTEHTYRISVKGAPDTVLDHCIKKVEQGKESSISEADKEKWKRQNQELAADGLRVIALAYRESKTVEGNPYENLVFVGLAALLDPPRNDVKEAIKISKRAGIRVVMVTGDQPETARYIAQSVGITGEEGRVIHGHELSENGMYNDSTLLNTNIFARISPAQKLDLIDLFQSKGEVVAMTGDGVNDAPALKKADIGIAMGKRGTQVAQEASDMVLLDDAFSTIVTAIKQGRIIFRNIRRFVYYLLSCNVSEIMVVGLASFVGAPLPVLPLQILFLNLVTDVFPALALGVGEGDDNIMQKSPRKSGEPILEKHHWLGIGGYGILITVAVLSSLFISLSWLKLSQVESVTISFLTLAFAQLWHVFNMRNTQTTLLHNSVIENYWVWGAIVLCIALILGALYTPPIALVMKLSPPNWNGWIVVSILSLFPLTVGQMVKVWKRSHIK
- a CDS encoding site-2 protease family protein: MKGSLNLGRAFGIKIRVHWTFLLLILWIVVLELTKGSSTDVILWSIFFILVLFACVVLHELGHALTARRFNIPTQQITLLPIGGLASLEKMPEDPKEEFLVAIAGPAVNVVIAFLLYLILPVEQFLVEDPEVAEEVLSTINGSNFLFYLFSANVLLVLFNMIPAFPMDGGRVFRALLSLKFNRVQATQMAAKLGQLVAFFFLFIGLFYNPILILIAIFVYFGAQGESVMVQQLSILKNHKVEEAMMTNITTLQPEDSLDEVVNIILTGTERDFIVTKSGEVTGILHQADLIQAFKTNRSNTKVKDIMDENFKTIQSSDHLTNIYPMIQSKSRAFFPVMKGDKLVGAIDRENVNEFMVFSGLNRHRMLRGNTNV